Proteins co-encoded in one Scyliorhinus canicula unplaced genomic scaffold, sScyCan1.1, whole genome shotgun sequence genomic window:
- the LOC119959364 gene encoding zinc finger protein 229-like, translated as MSHQHVHTDMTPFKCSGCGTGFRRSSDLTVHHCSHARERPFTCSECGKGFITSSYLLTHQCIHSGERPFTCSECGKGFTQSSHLQTHQRVHTGERPFICSKCGKRFTQSSNLLTHQRIHTGDKPFICSKCGKGFICTAYLLRHQRVHTGERPFTCSRCGKGFSHSHNLQRHQYIHTGERPFTCSDCGKRFTQRYSLLEHQRIHTGERLFPCSECGKGFSASSQLQTHQRTHTGERPFSCSWCGKRFTCSSHLQTHQRVHTGERPFTCSECGKEFAHSSNLLRHQRVHSEDRPFKCPDCGKCYKSSEELMSHQRVHTDERPFRCSDCGTGFRRSSDLTVHQRIHTGKRPFTCSVCGKGFTTSSYLLTHQRLHTGERPFSCPLCGKRFTQSSHLLTHQRVHTGERPFTCSQCGKGFTQSSNLLTHQRTHTWEELSDAICE; from the coding sequence atgtcccatcaacatGTTCACACTGACATGACACCGTTCAAGTGCTCtggctgtgggactgggttcagacgatcatctgATCTGACTGTACATCATTGCAGTCACGccagagagaggccgttcacctgctctgagtgtgggaaaggatttattaCCTCATcctacctgctgacacaccagtgcattcacagtggggagaggccattcacctgctctgaatgtgggaagggattcactcagtcatcccacctgcagacacaccagcgagttcacactggagagagaccattcatctgctccaaatgtgggaaaagattcactcagtcatccaacttgCTGACACACCAACGCATTCATACTGGAGAtaaaccattcatctgctccaagtgtggaaagggattcatttgCACAGCCTACTTActgagacaccagcgggttcacactggggagagaccattcacctgctccaggtgtgggaagggattcagtcactcACACAACCTCCAGAGACACCAgtacattcacactggggagaggccattcacctgctcagactgtgggaagagattcactcagagaTATAGTCTTCtggaacaccagcgaattcacactggggagaggctgttcccctgcagtgagtgtgggaagggattcagtgcctCATCACAACTGCAGACccaccagcgcactcacactggggagagaccattcagctgctcctggtgtgggaagagattcacttgtTCATCCCATCTGCagacccaccagcgagttcacaccggggagaggccattcacctgctctgagtgtgggaaggaatttgctcattcatccaacctgctgagacaccagcgagttcacagtgaggacagaccttttaaatgtccagactgtgggaagtgctataaaagttctgaggaactgatgtcccatcaacgtgttcacactgatgagagaccgttcaggtgctctgacTGTGGaactgggttcagacgatcatctgacctcactgtacatcagcgtattcacactgggaagaggccattcacctgctctgtgtgtggcaaAGGATTCACTACCTCATcctacctgctgacacaccagcgacttcacactggggaaaggccgttcagctGCCCCTTGTGTGGGAAGcgtttcactcagtcatcccacctgctcacacaccagcgagttcacactggagagagaccatttacctgctctcagtgtgggaaaggattcactcagtcatccaacttgctgacacaccagcgcactcacacctgGGAGGAGCTGTCTGATGCCATATGTGAGTAG